In the Natrinema sp. CBA1119 genome, GTCGTCGAAGTAACCGCCGAAGCGACCGCGGAGGACCTCGCCGAACTCACGAGCCAGGCCGAGCCTGAGCCGGAGCTGTCGGACGAGGACTTCGCGACGGACGAAGACGAGGGTGACGAGTGATGGAGGCGATGAAAGCCGACGTCACGCAGGGCCTCAAGAAGGGATCCCTGATCACGTGTGCCGACAACACCGGCGCACGTGAGCTGAAGGTCATCAGCGTCGCGGGCTACCACGGCACCAAGAACCGCCAGCCGAAGGCGGGGATCGGTGACAAGGTGACCGTCTCGGTCACCAAGGGTACCCCGGAGATGCGCCGACAGGTCCTCGAGGCCGTCGTCGTTCGCCAGCGGAAGTCGATCCGCCGGCCGGACGGCACGCGGCTCAAGTTCGAGGACAACGCGGCGGTCATCATCGACGAGAACGAGGAGCCCCGCGGCACGGAGATCAAGGGCCCCATCGCCCGCGAAGTCGCGGAACGCTTCGGAGCAATCGCCAGCACGGCGACGATGATCGTATAGATATGACCACGCAACCACACAAACAGCGAACGCAGACGAGAAACGCGCCGCTGC is a window encoding:
- a CDS encoding 50S ribosomal protein L14, with protein sequence MEAMKADVTQGLKKGSLITCADNTGARELKVISVAGYHGTKNRQPKAGIGDKVTVSVTKGTPEMRRQVLEAVVVRQRKSIRRPDGTRLKFEDNAAVIIDENEEPRGTEIKGPIAREVAERFGAIASTATMIV